The Collinsella aerofaciens genomic interval TAGGATGAGGCTACCCCCGAGGTTCATGCGGGTAAGTACCGGAGCCTGACCAAAAGCTTGCCCAATTCCTGACAAATTGAGCTCAAATACAACAATCAAGCAAAAGTGCAGGTAGAAGATAGGGAGAACAGGAGGTTAAAGGTCCTCGTCTCCACAATTGACGCGATTTTCAAACGAATCTCCACAGCTAAAACAAGCATCGCCACCCTTGTATCGAACAAGACAACCGCGTTATACTAGCCAACACACAAGCGGGCATCGCCAAGTGGTAAGGCATCAGCTTCCCAAGCTGACACTCGCGGGTTCGAGTCCCGTTGCCCGCTCCATTCGAATTTCAGGCACGGTAACGTTTCGTTACCGTGCCTTTTTCAATAAAGTGCCGGGACTCGAACCCGACAGGGTGCGAGCGTTAAATAAACGCGAAGCGTTTATAGCGAGCAGGCAAGGTCGCCGATAGGCGGCCGCAGCCGGTGCGGATTTGCGAAGCAAATACGCGGACGTCCCGTTGCCCGCTCCACCGAGCGCGGGAGAACTCGGGACGGCCAATTCAACAAAGTTTTCCCCATCGTCTCCGTGAATCCGAGGAGATCGCCGCAGCCGGTGCGCGTCCGCGACGCGGGCGCGCGGATGTCCCGTTGCCCGCTCCATCGAGTACGGGGGACCTCGGGAACGTCGGGTCCAACCCGCTGTGCCCGTGCGTGTGCGCGGACCGGGTCTGCCGACCGCAGCCGGTGCGTATTTGCGAAGCAAATGCGCAGACGTCCTCATGGTCGCTCCAATTCCAAAATGTTAGGTTAATGCCTACTGCCCATACTTGCACCTGCGCACGGTACAATGGTTGGGTTACGACCAACGTGCCAATAACCAAAAAGGAGCCGCTATGATCGATCGCTATACCCGCCCGGAGATGGGACACATCTTCTCCCTCGAGAACAAGTACGCCATTTGGCAGGAGATCGAGGTTCTGGCCTGCGAGGCCCAGGCGGAGCTCGGCAAGATCGGTATTTCCAAAGACGAGGCCCAGTGGATCCGCGACCATGCCAACTTTGAGAAGGCGAAGGTCGATGAGATCGAGGAAGTCACGCGCCATGACGTCATTGCCTTTCTGACCAACATGAAGGAATACATCGATGCCGATGTTCCCGAGGGCGACCCCAAGCCCAGCCGCTGGGTTCACTATGGCATGACCAGCTCCGATCTGGGCGACACGGCCCTGTGCTACCAGCTCACCCAGGCCTGCGACCTGATCATCGAGGATGTCAAGAAGCTCGGCGAGATTTGCAAGCGTCGTGCCTTCGAGGAGCGCAACACGCTCTGCGCCGGCCGTACTCATGGCATCCATGCCGAGCCGATGACCTTTGGCATGAAGTTTGGCTCTTGGGCCTGGGAGCTCAAGCGCGATCTGGATCGTCTTGAGGACGCCCGCAAGAACGTTGCTTTCGGTGCTATCTCGGGCGCTGTCGGCACGTACAGCTCCATCGAGCCGTTCGTCGAGGAGTACGTCTGCGAGCACCTGGGCCTGGTTCACGACCCGCTGTCCACGCAGGTTATCAGCCGCGACCATCACGCCTATCTCGCCGGCGTTCTTGCCACCACTGCGGCCACCTGCGAGCGCATCGCTACCGAGGTTCGCAATCTGCAGAAGACTGATACGCTCGAGGCCGAGGAGCCGTTCCGTAAGGGCCAAAAGGGCAGCTCAGCCATGCCACACAAGCGCAACCCCATCACCATGGAGAAGGTCTGCGGCCTGTCGCGCGTCGTGAAGGCCAACGCGCAGGTTGCCTTCGACAACGTCGCCCTGTGGCACGAGCGTGACATTTCGCACTCCTCTGCCGAGCGCGTCGCCCAGGCCGATAGCTTCATCGCGCTCGACCACATGTTCCAGTGCCTCATTCGCGTTATCGACGGCCTGCAGCTGTACCCTGCCCGCATGATGGCCAACCTCAATAAGACCCGCGGCCTCATCTTCTCCTCCAAGGTGCTGCTCGCCCTCGTCGACACGGGCATCACCCGCGAGGACGCGTACGCCATTGTGCAGGAGAACGCCATGGCAACCTGGCACGAGGTACAGGATTGTGTCTCCGGCCCTACCTTTAAGGAGCGTCTCGAGGCTGACCCGCGCTGCACCGTCAGCCAGGAAAAGCTCGACGAGATCTTTGATCCGTGGGACTTCCTCACCCGTATCGACACGGTCTTTGATCGTCTGGAGCAGCTGAGCTTCGAGTAGGTTCGGGCATAACGTTAGCTTTTTAGGGCGCTTTGCTGGTAATGTGTGTTGCCGGCAAAGCGCCTCGTTGCATTTAGGGAAAGACGGGGATAATAGTCGTCTCGAATAACATTCTGAGAGGGGATCGCATGATTTCGTTTGATTACAAGCCTCAGGGCGTGTGTGCTCGCAATATTCACCTTGACCTTTCCGATGACGGCAACAAGGTGATGGGCGTTGAATTTACCGGCGGCTGCGACGGCAATCTCAAGGCTATCTCCAAGCTGGTCGAGGGCGCTCCTGCCGATCGCGTAATCGAGGTTCTCGCCGGTAATACCTGCGGTATGAAAAAGACCTCCTGCGCCGACCAGCTTACACGCGCTATCGAGGCCGCTCGCACCGAGATCGCCTAATGGGTATCGCCGATCACATCAAGAACGGAATATCGCGTCGCGGCTTTGTACTCGGTGGGGCTGCCGCGGGCGCTGCCACGGTGCTTGCCGGATGCTCGAAAAAAACGGGCACCAGCGATGATGCCGCCGGCGAGCCGCAGGTTATCAAGGATGATTCCAAAATCATCTCGATTACGGATGAGTACGAGGCAGTCGACATCGATCTTGAGCCGGCGGCGTCGTGGACGCTGCCTCTGGGTACGCTGCTGTACTACTGCGACGGCGATTACGCCGCGGCAATGATGGCGCCCGCATCGGCACTGCACGCCAACACGCTCGGTGTGCTCAACCTGGGCGATGGCTCGCTTACCACATTAATCGAGGATCCTATCGAGGGCACGGGATATGCATTCTACGATGTCCGTGCCGGCGACGGCGTAT includes:
- the purB gene encoding adenylosuccinate lyase, which translates into the protein MIDRYTRPEMGHIFSLENKYAIWQEIEVLACEAQAELGKIGISKDEAQWIRDHANFEKAKVDEIEEVTRHDVIAFLTNMKEYIDADVPEGDPKPSRWVHYGMTSSDLGDTALCYQLTQACDLIIEDVKKLGEICKRRAFEERNTLCAGRTHGIHAEPMTFGMKFGSWAWELKRDLDRLEDARKNVAFGAISGAVGTYSSIEPFVEEYVCEHLGLVHDPLSTQVISRDHHAYLAGVLATTAATCERIATEVRNLQKTDTLEAEEPFRKGQKGSSAMPHKRNPITMEKVCGLSRVVKANAQVAFDNVALWHERDISHSSAERVAQADSFIALDHMFQCLIRVIDGLQLYPARMMANLNKTRGLIFSSKVLLALVDTGITREDAYAIVQENAMATWHEVQDCVSGPTFKERLEADPRCTVSQEKLDEIFDPWDFLTRIDTVFDRLEQLSFE
- a CDS encoding TIGR03905 family TSCPD domain-containing protein; amino-acid sequence: MISFDYKPQGVCARNIHLDLSDDGNKVMGVEFTGGCDGNLKAISKLVEGAPADRVIEVLAGNTCGMKKTSCADQLTRAIEAARTEIA